Within the Miscanthus floridulus cultivar M001 chromosome 2, ASM1932011v1, whole genome shotgun sequence genome, the region ATATGTCCCTCGGGGCACCCCCAAACAGCCTGCCAGAGTGCTAGTGAGGTTCATTGCGTTCATATGCAATGCCTTCAAGCGGTAGGGTTACACATGCAATTTGCAATCGTGAATGAATCTTGTAGTCGACTAAAATATCCACTCCACCTTATGATAGTTCTAACTGAACAAGTCAACTTCAGTGATTTTTTACATATCATTGCTGGGTGACACCCATTTCCACGTTTTACAAACATGTGTCCCTTCATTTATGCAGTGCAGAAAATTGGCATTTTGCAGCAAAACACTTCATCAAGAAACACCCTGAAGATGTGGTTGTTCACTGTGAGTTAAACAGCAATAGGAAAAATTCTACTTTTAATCCCAAAAACTTATCTGACATCTGAACAAGCACCCTTCTATCCGTTTTTGTTCTGCTTAGCTTGGCTATATAATGGCAATTTTTATTGGGTGGCACAGGCAGTGGGTGCAACTCAGCTGCTCGAACCTTTGATGGAGTTGATGTGATGGGTAGAAGATTGGCAGAGGAGGTAAGTGCCAATGAACTAACGTTGAAACAGTATTATATTGCAAAGCTAATAAAAAATGGACATTCTATAATTTACATTAATGGCCATTTTCTGCCCTTCTTTCATTATTAACTCCTTTATCGAATATCACAGCAGCACCTATTGCTTCTTGCACATGTTTCCTTGAGTTAACTGTTGCTTTTCTGTATGAAGGTAACTTCTGTTGTTGACAGTAGACCAGAGCTTCGCAAGATTTCCTTCGTTGCACATTCATTGGGTGGACTAATTGCAAGATACGCTATTGCATTATTATATGAGAGTGAGACACAAAAAGATTCTCATGAAAAGTGTGAGAATCATGCTGTTGACTATTCTAGTAACCAGCATAGCTTTGGAGGGAAAATTGCTGGTTTGGAGCCTATTAACTTCATCACTTTTGCAACACCACACCTCGGTACAAGATCACACAAACAGGTTAAGTTAAAAAAATTCAACCACTGTTAATTTTGGAATTTGATGTTTAATTACTTTCTCAGGTATCCTACCTATTGCGGTGTGGATGTGTGGTAATCCCTGTTGAATTTGTAGGTTTTTGTATAACATTATTAGTCCAATTTTATACAGGGGAGTGGGAATTAATTATAAACTGAGTTTTATAAAGAAATGTAATCAGTTAGATGCATCATTTTCCTTACAATAACAAATTTGTGCCTGTAGGTGCTACAACATAAGATGTCCTCGTTTTCTTTTATCTGATTTGCATGATTGCTTGCTAGAATTCACATATGATTGCTCTACTGTACTAAATGCATGTACTTGTTTCCTCATATTCATACTAGTACCCAATGTTACTTCTTCATACGTGACACATAATACAAGTCTTTATTTGTACTTTTACAGTCCCAAATGCTAGAGATCAACCATGATCTtttatatcaatatgctaaagACAATGTCATTTATACTCTGTGACTTCAAAAGAAAAATCTAAGAAGGCCCATGTATAACACTACCGGGTCTCATGGCTGCATCTGTTGTAGCCATGGTGAATCCACATATTTGACTGATTCGATTTCTGATCTGAACTAGCAGATACCACTTCTTCGTGGTTCCAACAAATTAGAAAAGATGGCATATCGTTTGTCTTGGATTGCTGGGAAAAGTGGAAAACATCTCTTCATGAAAGATATTGAAGATGAGAAACCACCACTTCTTCTACAGATGGTTACTGATTATGGTGGTCTCCATTTCATGTATGCAATAAAAAATAATTCTATTTGTTTCACAAAAGTGGAGTTAGTGCTGATGTTGCAACATACACTTTGCTTATGCTTTAGGTCAGCTCTCCGCTCTTTCAAGCGGCGTGTTGCTTACTCCAATGTTTGCAATGACTGTATCCTTGTTAATTTGTTGTAAATCCTTCCAGTTTGCACATCATATAAGCTTATTGGTTTAGTTATTGGGTAACTACCAACTACCAAAACCTTGGCCTTAACTAATAAACTAGTTATCGTTGGCTGGAGGACATCTTCAATTCGTCGTCAACACGACCTTCCTAAGGTAATATATTCACTATAAAATCATTCTAGTATTTAAGCTGGGTTCCTGAATCTGAAAATTCCTGTGCATCAGCCCCAAAGTTTTATAAACAACGATAGATATCCACACATTGTATATGTGGATGGGCCAAAGGTTGAGGATGTTGAATTTTCAGATGCGATGATTTATCAGGCAAAAACAACTACTGAAATGGAAGGTATGGTGCACAGTTCTCTTATTTTAGCCGGAATGAAGAAATTGCATGTTCATTCATAATATTTTTTTACGTTGAGCCGTTGATCCATAGCTATAAATTTGTTCTTCTTTTGTGTCTGCTAAATTAGTTATGTGTCTTTATAATTATTGAGATTCTTTTTCTCTTAACCGGATTACCTTGTAACTTCAGAGGTGATGCTCAAAGGTCTGAATAGACTTTCATGGGAAAGGGTAGATGTTAGCTTCAAGAAAAGCAGACAAAGGATTTTTGCTCATAGCACTATTCAGGTATGTGATTAACCCCCCTGGCAATCAGTTCATGAGTTAGAAATAGTGTTTTGTTAAGAAGAAAGATAAGTTAGTCGCTGTCTGAGCATTGatccattctttccatttcttcctTTTGTGCTGCAGGTCAAGACCTATTTCTTGAACTCTGATGGAGCTGACGTGATCTTCCACATGATCGACCATTTTATTTATTAAGATGGGTGTACTAGATGGTGCAGGTTAGTACAGATTCTTTTTGGATCTTTCTCGGCCAAAGAGGAACATGTGGGAAATATTCTTGTTCTTAAGAAAGGATTACAGTTATACTGGAAGCAGTAAAGAACCCAGTGTATGTAAAGGGGTGTCGGGTCTCTACCCTTCCTGCAAATTTTGGGCCGTTTAGGTTCTTTTCTCTTCCTTTTCAGGCTTCAGAATCTCAGTTGAACATGTACTCATGTACTGGACCAAAATCTGTTCTCCGAATGCAATGAAGTTTACCGCATATTTGCTTCTCCGAACAACGATCCCTTTGTCCTATGCCAACTTATAACACAAATCCCTTGTTACTGTTGCTACGACACTGTTGAAGTTTCTGCCGGTTTTCCTTCAGTTAACGCACGTCTGTGACTCTGAAAGGTCCTTTAGGTATCTTTTTCCTGGTAACTgatcaactttttttttttggagatgATCAACTTCAGTGCTCTGTGCAAACACTACTGAAGAACCTTACGAGGGATCGAGAGGACCATTATGCCTAACAGCGGAGGAGGCGAGCCAGATCGGAAGTTTGATATCTGAGGTGGAATGTTGTCCACACGAGAAGAGAGGGAAATCGCGCTGCACATGAGCTCGCACGACTGGCGTGGAGATCGAACAGTTTGGCTGGTTGGCGTAATGTAGTTTCAGTTTGTATCGAGCAAATTATGGCTCAAGATTGCAACCTGAACAATGAGCAATAAAAGAGCCTctcttttcttaaaaaaaaatcaactcaTATTTTTTTCCCCTGGTTGGAAAACTACGCGCCCTCCTGCCTCTCGGCCTCGTTCTCCGTCTCCGAACTATACCGGCGCCGCGGTCGCTCGGCCCAGAGAAAAGATGATTGCATCTGGGCCAACATGACCAGCCCACCAAAGAGGAGAGCGACAGGCCGTGGCAAATGAAGCGGACGGCCCAGTTGGTCCTACATACGTTTCTGTTGCAGGTTTCCAGCGGTTTGTATCCATGCATCGCAATAAAAAACGAAGCTGCTGCAGTGCTGCTGTAGTGCTGTGGAATGCCTTGGGCTCTGGCGCAGACTGCAGAGAACCCATGCATGGCGGGAATTACGACTATTGACTTCCTGTCGCGTAATATGACGCTGCTGCTCTAGTGCCGTAGCAGGTTTTCCTCCAGCTTGACCTGAACCTCCTTTTTAATTTTTCTATCTGTTGCACGCTGCGTTCCCATTCCCCAGTGCAGCACACTAGCACTGCACTGTTCTTTGACTACCTTTTAATTTGTCTGACTGTTTATACACCAAAAGACAACGagattcagcctgttcgtttggctgtggccggtcgtaaatgatcgtaaatttttagccagaacagtatttttctctcatacaaaccagccagcagtatttcttcacgaaccagcaacgatatgaaccagccaaccgaacaggctgattattgCTAGGATGCAGTAGTGAGTATTTCCTGTGATAAAACTTTTACCCAGCACTTTTAATCCATGTTTTGGGCAAATGAATCTAAACAGGTGGAGTAAAAAGGGAGCTAAAGTTTTACCATTTGCACCTAAGGAAGTGCAAAACTGGGCCAAAAACATTAGGGTGTGAAGGATACCTTATTTTGCACTTTTAGCTAACTTTTATCATAGATCTAAACACTTGAAGCAAGACTAAAGTTTAGCCACAAAAGTTTAAGAGCTTATCTTTTACCATGACAAATGAAACTAAACGAGGTCTTAAAACCGAAGCAAAAACTTTGTGAAAAATATGTTTTGGCGCCTGGCTATCCGAGTAGGGATGAGTACCAGGATTATGAATGGTAGCAGCTGGTGTGATGGACTACTGTACTCTACTCTGCTACAAGTGCCAGTTCTTTCTTTCTCCGATGCCATTCACAGCTGTCGAGATCTTGTTTAGTTCCTTACTTCATATTCGAATGGTTGACATGTATgaggtattaaatatagactaaggTCATGTTTGGTTCCGAGCTCCTAAAACTTTAGTTCCTAAAAGTTTTAGGCAGCCTTCTAAAACCTTCTAAAAGAGTGTTTGGTTGCACCTCATAAAACTGACTAAAAGCAATAAATGTTGTTGAACAAAGACACTTTTACCCTTCTttaggagagagagggggagagggTAATAAATGAGGGGTAGTGGGGGTCCAAGAAGAACTTTAGGAGGTTTTAGGAGGGGGTGGAGCTCCTAAAGAAAAACCAGcctcctaaaacttttaggaggttttagaagggggtgtttggttctttagacaGATTTTATCCAGATTTTAGCTCCTAAAGCTTTTAGGAGgggtaaccaaacagggcctaaaaactaattaattatatagtttatgactaatttacgagataaatcttttaacaacaatatgatgctacagtaacacatgctaACGACGAATTAGTTATGATTAATACATTCATCTTTTAGATTACTTACGGGTTTTATAATTtgatttttattagtatccgaacacccgtACTAACACCTTACGTCACAACCGATTTCAAAACTTTACAATCTCGGACCTCTCTGTGATCGCTTTCGGCAGGGGGAGAATCTGCACAGGACACGACCCGTGGCCCCTTGTTTTGGCAGCAAGGCTACTTCCACGTAAAGCTGCTTCGGCTTGGCTGTCGCTTGCATTGCATCTCCCCTGCTTGGCTGCTTCGCACTGCTTCAGTTCAGCGTGCGCCGAAAATTGCATTATTATTTTCTTTTTCATGGAGCGGCGCTTAGCTTCATCGAAGGACCACAGCAATCCGTGCCCCCTGATCGTGCAAGGCTCATGTCGTTTTCGCGATGCCATCTCTCGTCTCTGCACCAGCACCAGTCCACCACCTCACGTCTCCGGCTTCTCTCTCTCCTTCAGCTTTTGTGCTCGCTGCCGCCGAACAGCCGGAAGCAATGGCCGGCGGAAGTCTTTATGGCCTCAGCGCATTCAATGACCTGATCCGTAGTGGTACACTGCTGTACATCACCTCCTGCCCGGCTgcccccttctctctctcttctctgaacgcactctctctctctcgtgaaCACCACAGGCACAAGGAACCCCTGCCCATGTGAACAGTAAGAGCATGTTGGTACTGTAGCGTCCATCCTTCTGTTCGATATAAGCCGGGCACCCTACCTACTGTTGCCGACCTCATTTCAGTGGCTAGCTAGGCGACGTTCAGTCATCAAGCTCAAGCTCTCATGGAACTCCAGCTCTACTACTCCACATCCCTGCTGCTTCTCCTCCTGCTATCCTCTTCCTCTCACGGCCTGCGCTCTGCCGACGGTAAAAAAAACATCTTTTGCCTGCCTAAAACCTAGCCCCGCccaatctctctctctcactctgccTTCGGTTCGTAGATGTTTATGCAAGTGCGCCGCTTTCTTGATTGCAGGTACTAGAGCGCTGCATTACCAGCTCAAGGATCCGCACTCATCGAAGGTCAGTGACATCTTCTCTTCCCTGGAGTTTTTCATGCTGCTTTAattttcccctctctctctctctctctctctctcttgccgcATGGGTACTTGTGAGTGAACCCAACCTACCAACAACCAATTGCTTGTGCTGTTGGGCAAATGTGGAATGCAGGTTGGCGAGGGGGCGGCGATGGCGGAGTCGCTGATCGGGTCGAGGCCGCCGCGGTGCGACGGCAAGTGCGCGCCGTGCGGGCGGTGCGAGGCGGTGCAGGTGCCGGTGGCGCCACGGATCGACAGCCGCGGGGGCGAGGCCTCCGAGCCCCGGCGCCGCGGCCGCGACGGGCTGTTGGGCAGCGTCGAGGAGAGCTACACCGACTACAAGCCTCTCAACTGGAGGTGCCGGTGCGCGGACCGGCGAGCCCTGGATCCGTGATCTGATCCCCAGCTGCTGATAGCACGCTGATGAGCCCATGCTGTAGCTATGTGTTTTGTGCTTGCTGGATGATCGATCCACGGCGAAGAAGATGGTTAATTGTTTGGCAAACCTTCTGATCACTAGTATTATTCACTGAGTAGCTAGGTTttggtagtggtagtggtagcCGGTACGCAACTAGGCATATAGCTAGGGAAAGATGCTTGTAATTCGGTTTCGGCACTTTTGTCTTGGTGATCACTCGTTTCAAAACTAATTATTACTGCTTCGTGTTAGCCTAAGCTGTGCTGTGGTGTAATTATTTAGAGCATCATTTCAGTTCTTGAGAAGGGCTAATCTGATGTTTAAGTGTTCTTTATACAAAGATGTCTCATGCGGTACGCATGCAGAAATGTCCAACGTTAGTTGACTATTGATGTGCATGACGAGGTTCAAATGTGTACTAGCAAGTAGCAACAAGCCGCCAAGTATAGTAGTAACCACCGTGAGTCAGGATCTAATTTTGCATCACCTGCAGCATTTTGCTACCGTGGTACGGTGGTAGCAAGTTGATCTTTTTTTTAGCATGCAAGGTACTCCCTCCGGCGAGAAAAACATGCAATTCTAGCATAGCGTAGTATCacgttttagtaaaaaaatatcaatatttataatgtCAAAtagatatcattagattaattataaaatatattttcataataaattaatttgaaaCCATAAATTTGAATATTATTTACTAGAAATTTGATCAAATGTAAACTACTTTTTTCAGCACGAAACCCATATCATGTTTTTATGGACAGAGCGattgaaagatttttttaaaaaaaaaattgttaaAAGAAAAAGGCTCTGAAATAGTAGGACAAACCAATTTTTCAACCTTGGAGGTACGTGCATCATTGCTCGCCTGTCTTTTTTCTCTTGAAGAACCTGTACCGTAAGCATTTGATACGGAGCAGGGCAGCACGGCTGTGCGGGAATGATGGCAAGTTCAGTCACAGCCATCATGGCAAAACAGATACAGAGATCTCGTTGCATTAGGATTGGCGATTCTTGCTGCTATTTTCATCAGCCTCGTTGAAAATCAGAAAATGTATATGCCAAGCACCAACATTGCACAAAACAAGGCGCAAATAAGCTTAAACTAGAATCAAACATTCAGAACTTGATAGTAGTCTCAGCTCTGAATTACTAGGCAGCAGGCGTCCAAGTAATGCTCAGACGGTAATCATAATCATGGTGTGTGAGTGACTActgctaaggatgaaaacggacggtGTGAATCCCGTCCGCAACCATATaccgttttttttttctgtcgTTTTCGTTTTTTCCAGGATAAATAGAAACGGGACCGAAAATGGGACGGAGTGAAACGGGACCCGGACCAAAAACGGTAGAGCGTTTGTCCGTCCGTATTTACATTATTCATCGGGATATCTCGTTTTGCATCCCGCTTTTATTAAGTCTGGATTAGACCTGCTAAGAGCTCAGTCCATCCATAGAGCTTGCCCAACTTGGACCAAGACACAACACCGCACCCGCACCCTCATCCCTAACGGCAACGCGGCCTCCCCCGCTCACTGTCCTCTTTCTTTTCCTCTAATCCTCCGGTGCCAGACGCTGGCAGCCGCACCCTCAGACCGGCTGATGTCGCGGGCTGGAGGACGAGGAGATCGTGGTGGCTGGAGCAGGTGGTCACCGCGCTCGGCGTGGAGCACGCCTCCGACAGCCTGCTGACCACCGACGTGCTCCTGGCAATGCCGAATCGCTTCTTCATGAACGTCGATGTGCTCGCGCACGCCAGAACCATCGTAGGCCTAGCGTAGTTTGCACAGCAGCCAGCCATGCAGTGTCCAACTGCTATTTTGTACAAATTGATGTTAGAAAGTTATTGATTGGAGACTGCTCTGCATTTAATTATGTGTTTTCATATCGATTAATATTAATCTGAAGTTCTAGAGTTTCAAGCATTCGAGTAACTGGTTCAGTATAGGCACGACCTGAACAAATTTTGCTACTAAGTACTGTCTGACAGTATTCGTTATTTGACCATAGCAGAAACATCAATCAATCAGAAGAACTGATTTGCCGTAATTCAGTGATCAGCTTGCTGCCTGGAATACTTATGACAGCAGAGAAACAATGTAATAATATTTATGTGTTGTCTGCTAGGTATATTATTCATTTACTAATGCACCTTGGTTTCTATATTTGAGCTATGATATGCGACGTGCAATCCCGGCTTAAGTTTTTGCTTACCGTTTGTTTATGTCTATTTTCTGATCGTATTTACCCGTTTTCGTATTACCGTTTATCCCGATACCCTTTTCCTTTCCGGCTCTTCGGTCGCTCCTGTTTTcataaaaaaatgaaaacaaaaacgATAGAGCTATTTTCTATTCGTTTTCTTCCGTTTTCATAGGTAACACTGACTCCAACAGAGCTACCTAAACCAAAAAAAAATGACTCTCACACAGTGTTTTACCTGTCAAATACCGGCTTCAACAGGTGACCCAACCACACGAAGCATTTTGCCTGCCAGCCCAAACGAAAAGCAAAAAAAGCGTCGCCTCTCTCCTCGCTATGCAAATCTCCGAGCAGAGTCTGCAAGCACGCGAGCACGCGACCTCCACCAGCAACCACCGGATCCCCCGCCGTGACCTCCACCGCAAGCACGCATGCGAGCACGCAGGAGCCTCCGCCAGCAAGCACGAGCACGCAGGCCTTCACGAGCACGCAGGAGCACGCAACCTCCGCCGGCTAGCACGAGCACGCCGGCAAAGCACTAGAAGCAGACGAGCAACGGCGGGCAAGCACAAGCACACCGGCCTTCACGCGCACGCCGGCAAGCACGAGCACGAGCACACCGGCAAGCACGAGCACGAGCAAGCCGGCAAGCACGACCTCCGCCGGCCTTCTTCTCCAGCTCGCAAGAGCCCAAATCGAGCCTCCCGGCGCCCGAATCGAGCTTCCTCGCCTCCGAATCGACTTTCCCCACCGTCGAATCGAGCTttcccatccccaaatcgagctcATCGTGCGGTCCGCCGCCACCTTCCTCCACTGGCTCCACCGCGCGTTCCTGCGCCCGGGCAGGGACCTGGCTGTGTGGTATGGGACGTGGGGGGTGGAGGCGGCTGTGTGGGAGGCCGTGGCGCGGGTGAACGTCGAGGCCGTGGCGGGCGAGGTAGGCAGCTCGGCGGCGTCCTCGGCCGTGTGGTCGTCCTCCGTTTCGGGATGGACTCCACTTTTGCGTCGCTGTTGGAGAGGGGTGAGTTATGGGTGCGCTAGGAATGGTTGTCGTGTTTAGAGGTCTACTCGTTTCTTGGAGACAGTCTAACGACCGCATTCTCAGATGCATTGACGCGGGCGGAGACGAATCTTTCTTTGCCTTGCCCACCATGAAAGGGACACTGCTGAGCCACCATGAATtctcactcgagtcatcaagtcAGCTCTCGGCTCCTACTCCTAGGAGTAGTTCCTAGCAAGAGGTCATGTCACTTCCGAGCCTCCCTCGGCACTCAGCACAGCAGCGGGCAGTCTGCGTGGAGTTGAAGCGCCTGTCTCCTTTGGGATTCCTTTGTCCCCTCCGTTTCACTTTGCACAAGCAGAGCATCCGGAACATTTATGCCAGACCATTACGGTTGCAGAAACCAAAACGCGACGACAGTCATGAGAGGTATTGCCTCCAAGTTTTACTACCTCCGT harbors:
- the LOC136538144 gene encoding EPIDERMAL PATTERNING FACTOR-like protein 2, coding for MELQLYYSTSLLLLLLLSSSSHGLRSADGTRALHYQLKDPHSSKVGEGAAMAESLIGSRPPRCDGKCAPCGRCEAVQVPVAPRIDSRGGEASEPRRRGRDGLLGSVEESYTDYKPLNWRCRCADRRALDP